Within Peromyscus leucopus breed LL Stock chromosome 7, UCI_PerLeu_2.1, whole genome shotgun sequence, the genomic segment GCACAGCTAAGAATCATGGTCCCTATAACATGTCATCCCTTAGAATATTGCACTAATGGTCCAGAGTCTGGAAGAAGCCCTGCTCTTGGGCAAGGTGCATGGTCAAGGCCGGGTAGTGGCTCTCCTCTGCCCTGTCAGGCTGAACTTGGATTGGTGGTAtagcacaccaccatgtccctgCTTCCTTATCTAATCCTCCCCAAAGCTCCAGCTtctctggggtggggggcatggcTGGGAGAAAACACTCCCAGTGTGAGGCCAGGGAGCTCAGCAGAGCCTCCAAAGGGTTCCCTGAAAACCCAGAGCAGCCCCTGGTGAGCAGTGACCAATGGCAGGGTCAGAGGCTGCTAACAGGAGGCGGCAGGTTCTGTATATCCTGATGGTGGCAGCAGAGACCAGTTGAGCAGCCACAGGGCTCCTGGCCCTAGGTCCCAGTGGCCTGGAGCCAATCaatttcagttctcagcacatcTGAAGCAGAGTTGGTGGAGAGTGTCTGGCAGGGCTCCGGAGACAAAGCACTCCTCAGCTCTGGCACACTGATGCCCTTCCAGCCACTGAGAGGGCTTGTGATGTGGAAGGCAGGTGGGCTGCTGGCCTTCCATCCCTGTACAGGTTCAGAATTCGCTATTCTCATCCCTCACTTTCACTAGAACTAGGGGAATCGCCCTATGACGAACAAGCACAGGATGGAGAAAGCGTAGCTGGGGTCGAGTCCCTATTGCTCTGCACAACCTGGCTTCTCTCCTAGCCCCTTCCACTAGAGGTGATAAATTCTATACTCGCACTTTGCTATCAGCCAGGCTGCCTAGAATACCTGACAGTCTGGCAAGGGCTGGAGTCCACTATGACGTCTGTAGAGTAGCGTTGGAGTACACAGACCGCAGGGAAGGTTGGAACATGGGCCATCAGGCCTCAGCTTGTCTGATCATTAGATAGGGCAGGACTATGGAAACATCCCAAACAGATGAAAATTTCTATGAACAGCACCTAGAGTTCTGAGACTGGACAGATATTCCCTGATTGTGGTCAGAGATGGTTCACAAAAGCTATGGCTGTGACCAAGGACACAGAGCTTATGTAGAGGCAGCCAGGGCCCAGGCAGAAGTGAGGAGCCACCTGTGTAAATGCAGAAACACCAAGAAAGTGGGCTCTGTTGTCTACATGGGGCTATAAATGTCCAGCATGAACCAAACCAGATCTTTAGAAAGTGTGACCTCCCCTCACGGCTCCCTGAATCTGAAGGCTGCTCTTGGAGCTCTGAATTGTCCTTGAGGGGCAGTTTGGGGCTGTGTCTCTGTTCCTGCCTTGATTGACATCAGTTAACTAACTCAACAGTAGAGCGTGGGTGATGACCAAAGTCTCCTGTCACCTCAGTGCTGTGTATATTTTCTCTAGATAGCGTAGGGATAGAATAAGACATACCTAGAACTCCAACTGTAAACTAGAGCATCCAACACACTTGGAAGATTATAAAGCAGTTCTCACATTAATAATGTGCTGATCGACAGTGCCACGTTTTCTCCATCTCATCCCTCTTTTAGAAGCAAGCAATAACACCTGAAAAATTATGTGTTTTCCCACCACAGACAATAAAGCTGCTCTCACTGAGCATGAGGCATCACCAACTTTACACGTTCCCTGAACTGGGTCCTGGAACAGTGTGACCTTCCAGCCCTGACACAAGGCCTGTCAGCAAAGCTGGGAGAAGCGGTGTGTGTGGTGATGAGCAGAAGGCTGGCCATGTCAGGGGCTGTGACACCGGAAGGGTGGCATCCTGGCTTCACAGCCTCTCCATGGGATGTCTTGGGCCTTCATTTAAGACCAAGGTTAGCCCATAGGGTGATCTGAAGCCTGTTGAACCAACAGGATTGATGGCCAGCACAGGCTCTGTTAATGTGGCTAAAGTGTTCCCTACTGACTTCCCTGGTATGCCTGGGTATGGATGGGATGCTGCACTTGTGGGGGACCAGGGATAAAGAGGTGATCATTCAGAGGTGGCAGATATAGCAGGTTTGGACAATACAGTTCTATGAAGGAGACCCTGAGGGCCATGGATGAGGAGGAGCTTGGGTCAAGAATTTTGCTCCCTGAGAGCCATTCCAATGCCTCTGGGACTGAGGTAGACACACTTAGGGACTGCAGGGTGTCCTTAAGGTGCAAGGCAAATGAGGTTCTCAAGAGAACTGGGCAGAACATGAAAGGTCAGATCAGGCTGTCCAGGGGGAGTGAGGAGCATGGGGTGACATCTTTAATGGTAACCATTTGAGGTAGGGTAGGGTTGAGTCCAGTGAAGCTCTTCTGAGGACAGAGTATGACCTGGGAAGCTGTAAGGGAGACATTCAGGTTCTCAGAGGACTTTGTGGGTTCTTGAATATCTCCTGACTCCTCACTCTCTGAGGGACAGGATGCTGCAGAGAGGTGCGGGTTGCCATGGAGTAGAGAATTATACGGTCCATGGTGCATGGAACTCACATTACTGTGAAGGGTAAAGCAGGCTGGGTTGTGTAGGGATGGAGAAGAGCTAGAATCCACATAACTCTGAGGCCTTAATTGAGCCTGTTCATTAAGAACTGGGCTTTGGCCAAGGCTGATGGAACTTCCCAGCACACGGAAGCTTTATCTCTTCTTCctcaggggaagagagagagatggaggggagagaagacaAGATGGAGAAGCAGGAGAGGGTGGCAATGACTTTTCCATCTGTAGCCTGTTAACTCCCCAGGGCCACTCGTCACCCATGGTACCTGGTCCCTTGAGCCAGGGTAGCAATCATCCTAGGCGGGAAGGACAGATGCTTCAAGAAAGGGCTGCAGCCCGGCCACCCACTCCCTGCCACCTGGATCCCAGGCAGGCCAAGTCTCTTGGCTAGTGTGGTGTTTCTGCAACACGTGTGGCTGGCCAGCTCTGGGAATTGTGGCTTTATGAACCATGGACGTTTGAGTTCTACCCTGGACCAGGGACAGGGATGGGTGGGCCATGATTCTTCCCTTGCTGTCTCCTTTGCTGGGGTCTAGGGCTTTCCGTAGCTCACTCAGCGGGGCTACCTAACTCTGGGCCAAGAGAGTCTGGGGGATGGGGAAAGAGCGAAGAGAGGTGGTTACTTACAGCAGGAAGAGATGGGCACACTGATGGCCAGGATGACCCAGGCAATGTCCATCTTGCTCAAGCAGATGGTGGTTCTGTGCTGGGGCTTGTCCCCCTCAGCCACATGGGAGATGTTGCCCACTGTTCCCGGCTTCCAGGTCCCAGCAGGGACCAGGCGGTTGAGGAAGTTTCCCGTGGCCGTGGACAGCACTGTGGACAGAGGTCTGGGCCCCCTGTCGGTTGTGGTGGGGGAGGCCTCAGTCTTCTCCTCGGCTGGAGAAACAGTGCTTTCTGAGACCCCCGAGGGCCAGGTTGGGGCCCGAGGGGTTGCCGATGCTCCCTGAGGGATGCCCTGGGAAGGGACTGAGACACTGGCCTCAAAGGCAGCCTGGGTGGGCCCCGTGGCAGCCGTGGAAACCCCAGAGCTGGCAGACGGGGGTCTGTCAGTGTCAGGGGTGACAGCAAGCCAAGAGTCACTGTGGCTAGGGCTGTCCTGCACGTCACCGTGAGGGCGCTGAGAAGGCACTGGGGCAGGCTGTGTACTGGCAGGGGTGCCTGAGGCTGCTGTGGCATCCGGCTCCCCTGCTGGGCTGGTCAATGTGGGGCCACTCCCCTGCTTGGCTCTGATAAGGCCTGGCTTGTCCTTTGCAGGTACCAGGGAGGTTGTGGGGGGCACCCACGAGGTGCTTCTGGGTGCTGTGGCTGGAGACACTGTCTGGGGCTGTGGCGAAGAGGAGTAGCCCCAGAGTGGGGTCCTGGGGGTAAGAGCTGAGGGGTCTGGCTCCGCAGACCCTGTAAAGTTACCCTTGTAGATCTGGAAGATTTTCCCCAGAGGACGTTTCTGCCCCAGGTGTGTTGAGCTCTGATTTCGTCCCCTCTGGCCTTCCTTCCTTGCTGAGTGGCCACCGGGTACGGGCAGGAGAGGGCGAGATGAACCCCCAGCCCCCTTCCTGGAAGAGCCTGGGGGTCTGGGGGGTCTACGAGTGGTGGCCCGTGGGGGCATCGTGGGGCGGCTGGTGGCTCCTGCTGGCTTTGTTGGCAGGATGGTGGGGCCAGCATCCCCTGGGGGGCGGCCCTCGGAGTGGGAGGATGTGGTTGCCATGGCAGCTGGAGGGGAACCTGTGGGCAGAGGGCTTTCAGGATGGGGGATGGCAGCTGTCACCGTAACAGTGGACATGGTGTCTGTAGGAGGATGCCCTTCTGGATGAGAGATTGTTGTTTCCATAGTAGCTGCAGCCTGTGAGGTGGGTCCATCAGGTTTGGGGTTCAGTGTCACCACGGAGGAAAGTCTGGTAGAGCTGTGAGGTGCTGTCAACATGGTGCCTGGGGGGCTGCCTGAGGGAAGGGTCTGCAGAGATTCCCTGGGAGATGGTTCCTGGACGGCGAGTACCAGAGCTTTGGTCAGTGCCAAGGTCAGGAGAAAGcctgtgggggagagagaggacagaggtgaGGAACAAAGGTGTTGGGCACAGCCAGGTCATCCTCACTGAAGACTTGGAGACATCTCTGGGGAAGCAGGAAGGATATCTAGGGGCATTCCTTAGGCCATCCTGGCACCCTGGCACTGAGACACAAGAACTGTACATGCAGCTGGGGAAAGTCTGTacagagggaggaggatgctACCTATCATGGAAGATGGCAGCACCAGGTGACCCCGAGGCAATCAGACCAGCCAATCCCACCCTTTGCCTAATTCCCCAGAAGGCCACCAGCCCCCTCCCTCAGTGCACTGTCTTAGAATGGGAGCCTGAGAGACTTGTCGCTGCAGCTGGGGAgtagtcaaggccagcctgacctaggAGCCGCTCACAGCCAACCGGGGAAGGCTTGGGTGGGAGAGCTAATGAATGAACTCCTCCTAGTCCTTTTCTTGAACAAGAACAAAGTGCCAATGTCAGACCCCTGCTTATTCAGACTTGCTTACACCAGAGTACAAACAGGGCAGCCCCCGCCCCAGATGACCCTGAAGTAAGCAGAGATGTCCTGGTGCCATAGGAGAGTGATGGGCAGAAGAGCGAACCGGTCCAGAGAAGGGCAATCTCAGATGTAGCTTTCCTAACACCACAGTAGAGTCTGGGACAGAAAATGCTGCAGAAAGACCATTGCCTATGGGAGGTCTGGCATTAAGTGCTTTCCCTATGGTTCCTCATGGAGCTGAACTTGGGGAAGTCCTCATTGGTACTACTTGGTCTTTCTGAGTTGGAGGAGCCCTTCTGAACAATAAAGAGGGCTGATAATAATGCATGCCTTATTAGTTTATTGAAAAAATGCAAAAGCATAAAAATCTGAGTTTGAAAGCGTTCCTAAATATAAATGGTTTCATAACCACAGCACCATGTGCCAGTAACCCTGCACGTCAACAGAACACATGGGATCATTGAGATCCTGGGCTGTTGCAGCACATGGGTTAGGGCAGAGCTGGTCTCTGTTGCTGATGGGTGCTGGGACATTCTAAGAGGGCCCGATTCTGTGATTCTCAACACCTCCGTGTTCACATGCATTCTGCTGTCATTCTTAGACATCTTTTCAACCCTATCTAGACCCTAGAGAGCAGGTAGAGATCTGACAACTCTCTCGGAGCCTTTCTGTACTTCCCCATGCTCCAGCAGGGCAAGCAGCCACACTGGTGATGTGGGTAGGATTCCCACACGAATTCTGGGATGGGCAGCAAAAAGATGCTAGCGGCGGGCGGCAGGGTCCTGCTAGGCATTCATGGGAGTTCGGCTCGCCttaaggaagcagggagggaggagcctggaggAAGTGTGCCTGGAGCACCGTTCAGTGTGGGGTGGTTTGTGGAATAACCCTTCGCCCTAATATTCACAGCTAAGCCAGTACTGGGGAGGTTGGGGGACCTTGTCTTTAACAGGGGCAACAGCGCCTACTGTCTCCAGGACCAATGGCCACCCTAAGCAAGCCAGTTTTCTACACTTTCATTCACAAGTCAGCCCACACACTTGCAGTGCATTCTGCTCATTCAAGTCAATCCTAGCAACCACTTGACAGGGTGGGAAATGAAAGCCCAGGGAGACAAGGGAACATGTGTGTAGTCACACAGTCTCAGGAGCATGTGGAGCCAGGGCTGTCTCTAAAGCATATGCTTTTCCTAGTTAACTGCCACGCACTGATGCAGGGGGAGGCGGAGGCCCATCAGCTGTACCCACAGCAGAAGCAATATGCTACTTTGTTCTGATCTGTTCAGGGTTATTATTCCAGCCCCACAAACCCACACCTTGGAGCTTGGCACCATGGGGGTGGTCCTTGGTGGTGGCAATCTTCAATGTGTGAGGGACATTCTGCTCCAAGTTGGTCTCATGACTGGTAAGAGCTGAACAATGCCCGCTCCCCACCTTCAATGCCAGAATCTCAGAATGTGACTATTTGGAGAGGCATTCAAAGGGGAGATTCAAATGAACAGAGGTCAAAGGATGAACCGCAACACAGTTTGACTGGTATCCTTCTAAGAAGAGATGGGGCATCAGGGTGATAATAGGGTCACAGAAGGATCCTCTTATGAGGGCAGGGCAGCAAGAGGGAGGCTGTCAGTAATTCAAGGAGGGGGGCCAATCCTGCTACGACAAGAATCCAATCCTGGTACTACTTTGATCTTGAAACTCCAGCCTTCAGATGCTTTGGGGAAATAAGTATCTGGTTTAAGTCATTCAGAGAGTGCTATCTTGGTACAGCAGCTGGGTACAAGCCTTTTGTATTAGAGCTCTTCTGAAATCGGGGAGATGGGGACAAAGGGCATGGGTAAGTGGGTAAGTGGGGCTTATCAGCAATCAAGGGGGCTGAGGTTGGTGAAACAGGGAAAGCTGGCCCGAGGGAAGCTGGGAGCTGATGGTAGCGCCCCAGTCTCACTAGGAGCACCTCACATCATGTGCCTTAAGGAGACACCCTCACCCCTGCTTTTTGGGTGCTCATCCTACCCTCCATACCCCTTAGGTATCACAAGGCTGAGTTAGGGAGGTCTTCGGTCCAGGGGGCTGGCAGGTCATAACTATGTCCACTGGGTGGCTgctgctgtagctagagttaaCATCAAGTCCCTTGGGGACCGCCGAGCTGGAGCACAGAATGTGTCTGGTGGTCAGAGCCCTAGAGCCAAGGACATTATGTTGTTTTGGCTTCAGAGTCACCAGCACAGAGTTTGGGGAGAGACACCAGCTAACCCCAGGGCCAGGCACACACTGGGAAGCAGAGCTACCAAGCCTCCAGCAGAAGTCAGCAGACATGAGAACACAAGGCTTATGCTGCTGGGGGGTTTAAAATGGTCAGAGAAAGAAATTCCCTGATGTCCTCACTAGGAGCCTACAGGGGCTCAGATCACCCCAGCCAGACCCTGTGACTGTCCTTACTGCTCTTCAGGTACCAGACTCCCCagccatttccttcctccctaAGCAACCTGTAAAGTTTCTTCTCCATCACACATTTAGACTCCGATCTTTGCTACTGTACACACATAAATTTATTCCTGGGTGCCATGGGACTTTGGTTAGCATAGTGAGGAGCCCTAGAGTTCACTTAAATCAACCTCTTCACTGTATAGAGAGCTGACCAAGTGGTGTGGCTTGTGCAAAAGAGCACTTGGCTGGTTGGGGAGTGTGGTGTAGCCATTTGGGAGACTCTGGGAGCTCATGAAACTTAGAAAACTTATGTGGCACTTCCCCAGGTTTATGCAAGTAACAAATGTTtgcaaggggagaggagaatgtTAGAACTGCCCGAAAGCATCAGGGAATCTGGGATGCAGCTTTCCAGAACTGTCATTTAAGCCAAAGTGGGGCTTTGAATTGCCCATATTCCTACCCATCAGTTCACCAAGTTAGGTTTgggtggaatcatttctttggtttgCTATTGTGCCCTGAATGGGgtgacatttgttcatgtctccccaggaaaagtcacacaacaagGAGACGGCCTGGATCAcagccattattttaaaaataaaaaatttcatttgTATCATAAAATAGCTACAAAGGTTGAACTGTCCAAGTCCTTTAACCTTACTGTCACCTTGAATATGGAAATGAGACAAGAGCTTACACCCTTTCTCCTTAGCACAAAAGGTTAGCAAATGAAGGATGCGATGTGTACTGTCACAATGAATGTGCAAGGCCTTCAACCAGGGGCTCCTCTAACACATGCAAATTTTCATTCAAGGCCCTTTGTACTGGTCTACACACTCCCCTCCCCACAATCTGGAGTGACTGCCTCTTTGCATGTCATTTGCATGGATTTGCATAATGGCTCCTGAGACTAATTCCAAATATGTAAGAGTCACTAAAACTAAAATCTAGCTTGACATGCTTAAAATGTAgagccaaatttaaaaaaaaaaacaaaaacgtgtCAGAGTAAGGATAAGTATGGGGGGATGGGAGACAGTGGGAGCCCACAGACTGATGGGTGCCCAGATGTCACAGGAAGGCGGCCTCCTCCCTAGAATTCCCATGCACATGTCATCTCAAAGGATGGAGAGGGCATCCTCCTCCTGTGTGTTTGGTTGGCTGCCCACAGCCCATATTGGGCACTGGCATTTGCATCTGGCACAGGCAAGGAAGGGCAAACCTTTGCAGGCACATCTGTCCTCGTAGCAGCTGGACAGGGGTGCTCTTATTAGCTCCGTGCTGCAGTCGACAGAAGGAAGCCTGTGGACCTTGCTGGTGGCCACACAGCTGAGGAATGGTGAGCTGGGATTCGGCAAAGCCTGGCTCTAACGGTTACGTTTTCAAGCCCCGTTCacttaacagattttttttttttttttttttttgtcagtgctGAAGATGGAACCCCAGAGTCCTAGGTATGCTAAGcaagctttaccactgagctatactccccACCCTAACATCTCTCCGCTTGTGTGCAACCTCCCCCCGCTACACCTTCCACCTCCATGTTCTGCACGGTTAAAGGCCATGATTTACCATCTTTGGGAATTCATTTTCTAGGTTGGAGTTTTTCTCTCTTACTTGAAAATTGTGTTTAAAAGTttgtatacaaaaaaaaagtttgtatacATTTGTTATATTGATAattcatacaaacaaaataataaggaaattaaATGGAATTCTAAGTATCTTCTTCAGTGGATTCTTCTTCCACATCCAGTTGATAAGACAGGGTATTCTGTCCACTGCCTTTTTAATCCTATCCTGGGCAATCACAGGTGTCCGAGCTATGCCCCCTCACTGAGCAAGATGGTAACTCACACATTCCATTTGCTTGATGCGGCTAAGTCATATTTGCAGGTTCTGATAAGTCCCTTTCCACTAAAAGATGGCATCTACCTCCTTTTTCGTTTGAGCCGAAATGGGCACTTGTGACCACTCTGCCTTTCCATGTCATAGTAGAGGTCTCAGACTTTCTGCCTTTCTCTCGGGGACAGTGTTAGTCTTGTGTTAGGAGTGTAGCTTCCTCAAAGGAAAGAGCGTGTGGGGTGTGACAGGAATTTCCTGAGGAGTCCCTGCTGCTCTAGCCTCAGCCAGGCACCAAATGTGACAGCGAGGAAGCCTACAGGTAGCCCTGGGCTACCACTGGACAGCCACCTTGGAGGAGATGCTAATGAGTTTGCCCGGACAGAGTCCAGTCAACCCTAAGATTCGTGACCAACTACAGCAAAATATATTGTTATAGCTGTAGCCTCTTTactagcatttttatttttatttctttattcctttgagacaggatctcattatgtagcccatactagccttgaacttgggatcctcctgagtgctggaatcgatggctgtgtgctaccacacctggtgggcatttttatttttgtaaactaGAACATAGTGTAACGGGTCTGTCAAAGGGCACGAGCCACTGACTTACAAAGCCACCGTATTGGGAAGCTGGCCCTAAGAGGAGGCATTTGGGACTCAGTCTGCAGGAATGTAATAGTCATTTTTGAGGGCACTAGTTTCTTTTAAAGCAGTACATTGGGacccctttccccctctcctctcatgGGATGGCAAAGCATGAGGATCCTCCTGGATACTAGCTCTTGACCTTGGACTTCCAGATTCCAGAATGCTGAGGAAACTATAGATTACCTAGTTGGGGCAGTACAGAGTATGCTGGACATTTGGGGATTTAGATTCTGCATCTGATGCACTTATCACACAACAACAGCGTGCCTCTAGAACAGCAGGTCAGGCCCCAGCTGTTTTCTTTGCTGACCTACAACC encodes:
- the Tmem108 gene encoding transmembrane protein 108 isoform X2, whose amino-acid sequence is MKRSLQALYCQLLSFLLTLALTKALVLAVQEPSPRESLQTLPSGSPPGTMLTAPHSSTRLSSVVTLNPKPDGPTSQAAATMETTISHPEGHPPTDTMSTVTVTAAIPHPESPLPTGSPPAAMATTSSHSEGRPPGDAGPTILPTKPAGATSRPTMPPRATTRRPPRPPGSSRKGAGGSSRPLLPVPGGHSARKEGQRGRNQSSTHLGQKRPLGKIFQIYKGNFTGSAEPDPSALTPRTPLWGYSSSPQPQTVSPATAPRSTSWVPPTTSLVPAKDKPGLIRAKQGSGPTLTSPAGEPDATAASGTPASTQPAPVPSQRPHGDVQDSPSHSDSWLAVTPDTDRPPSASSGVSTAATGPTQAAFEASVSVPSQGIPQGASATPRAPTWPSGVSESTVSPAEEKTEASPTTTDRGPRPLSTVLSTATGNFLNRLVPAGTWKPGTVGNISHVAEGDKPQHRTTICLSKMDIAWVILAISVPISSCSVLLTVCCMRRKKKTANPENNLSYWNNAITMDYFNRHAVELPREIQSLETSEDQLSEPRSPANGDYRDTGMVLVNPFCQETLFVGTDQVSEI
- the Tmem108 gene encoding transmembrane protein 108 isoform X1 codes for the protein MKRSLQALYCQLLKTMLWEAVPSGVMDLISPAVEPVLSGHFWNPPGFLLTLALTKALVLAVQEPSPRESLQTLPSGSPPGTMLTAPHSSTRLSSVVTLNPKPDGPTSQAAATMETTISHPEGHPPTDTMSTVTVTAAIPHPESPLPTGSPPAAMATTSSHSEGRPPGDAGPTILPTKPAGATSRPTMPPRATTRRPPRPPGSSRKGAGGSSRPLLPVPGGHSARKEGQRGRNQSSTHLGQKRPLGKIFQIYKGNFTGSAEPDPSALTPRTPLWGYSSSPQPQTVSPATAPRSTSWVPPTTSLVPAKDKPGLIRAKQGSGPTLTSPAGEPDATAASGTPASTQPAPVPSQRPHGDVQDSPSHSDSWLAVTPDTDRPPSASSGVSTAATGPTQAAFEASVSVPSQGIPQGASATPRAPTWPSGVSESTVSPAEEKTEASPTTTDRGPRPLSTVLSTATGNFLNRLVPAGTWKPGTVGNISHVAEGDKPQHRTTICLSKMDIAWVILAISVPISSCSVLLTVCCMRRKKKTANPENNLSYWNNAITMDYFNRHAVELPREIQSLETSEDQLSEPRSPANGDYRDTGMVLVNPFCQETLFVGTDQVSEI